In Citrus sinensis cultivar Valencia sweet orange chromosome 3, DVS_A1.0, whole genome shotgun sequence, the sequence TTCTTTTAGACTTTCTTGTACAACcttatttctcttttccttaTGGGGAATGCTATTCGAACGTCTATCCATTTTACCATTTAAAGTGAAAAGCGCTTGTACAAAAGACAATAATACTAGGGAGATCTTAGTAGTagtatttgagttttaatccaaattttattatcatgtatcatttatttattagataataaatttcataacttATACATTATTTGACCACCATCTGATAAATCAATACTCCTATAAAAATAGTTATGGATGGAACAATAACATTCACATCACTCATTTTTCATGTGTTATCATAAAAGCATGTTGTTTGttcattttgtaaaaatacCCTTAACCCATGTTTGGTTGGAAGAAATGGTAGGAGCGGAAAGGAAAGAATGGGAGAGAAAATGAGTGAAAATGAGTGAAAAAGAAtgtcaatttcatttttattgtttggatGGTCAATGAATTCATTTTTCTCCCCttattttttcccctctcCTCCTTTCCTCTTCTCTCCTCTCCTTATATTGTTCCAAACCAAACATGCCATTAGTCttgaatatttctcaaaaatgaCACTTGGAATCACaatttatatgaaaatgaacaaaaaaaactcTCTAATGTTTCGACAAAGGCATCCACACATCATTTGATTGTAAATTCAATTAGTTTATAAGGCAACAATGGTAATTTAGTACATTTATCCTAAAAATATTCATgatatactaaaaaaaaaaaggttctaatcttattttgttttacataaACATCTCAAAATTCATTGTAAGTGATGTGATATTCATTAGGGATGAGGATTTCgattttttgttgttcaaTTTTTACGATTTTCGGTTTAGGTTACAACCCATTCGAGTCTAAGATTTCAACCTAAGCATGTTGAAAGATTGTTTCAGTTTGGTCTACtttggttcggtttggttcggtttggttcaatttgataCGAGTATATAATTTGGTGTGGTTTTGGTTTGTTAATTCAGGTCTAAACACAGTTTCGGTTATAATAAAATAGCAATATGTGATTGTAAGAGTGAGGCAAAGAtggagaataattttttttttttttaaaaggtacCTTATGCTCGTGAAGATCACAATTGTATTTAGGCCTGTAACAACAACCTGCAGAAAATAACTTGCTCAGGTCAGTCCTATTAGAAAAAGTGTCTAAATTCCGAGAAATTACTAGAGTCGGTGAGAGATAGAAACCTGAAGAATGGCATAGATTATTGTTCCAACGCtggaagaaaatcctaaggacATTACAAGTATAAGAACCAAAATATTATGGTCGTTCTAAATTTTTGAGAGAACATGAAAGCATATCCTTGCAGAGATCTCATTACCTGCTGACTCAAAAATAGTGCTGCTGTAAAAACAGATTCCATTGATTCCACCAAATTGTTGAAACACCATCAATCCGACTCCAATCTTgtcaaaatgaataaattgtaGGAGGAGTCAATGAGAAGATAAAATGTAGTTGCATTATAGATGAAGGAGAAAGAGGAATTTGTACCGTGACTGAGCGCAAGTATCTTCTTTGAAACAAATCCAGCATTCCAGCTTTTGGGAGCCTTTCTAGAGTTTCTATGTAATCCTGTTAAGCAACGAAAAAAATGCTTCAGATAAATTTTCTTCTCAATGGTCCAATACACATAGTCAGTGTGGAATGATACTTATAACTCAGATATAAGACCTGGATTCCAGCTGCCTCATGTGTTATATCAGCATCCTTGCCACGAAGTTTCTGTAGCGCAGCTTCAAACTCTTTTTCCTTTCCTGTCTTTGCCTGTATCCATGGCAAGTTCAGTTTCATGtattcatctttttcttggaGTGTCATTATCAGGTATCCTTACCAGCCATCTAGGAGACTCCGGGATGAAAAAGAgacccaaaaacaaaattgcacAGGGGATGATACCTGCAATAATTGTCTGTAAGCCTTCTGTTTCATTATCCTTTCGTAGTTcgttttcctttttaagttttcttGGACAGTTGAATAAATGGATGGTTAATCATTTTCACCTGTTAGTGCTAAAGCTCTCCATGTTAGTACCGTCCCAATTATGAAGGCAACTGACACACCAGCACAGATCATAAGCTATATACAAACATCAGAAACAATTAGATAGATCATAGATTGCTTAATTTTGGGGCAACTAGCTATTCgagagataaattaaaatgacaaaTGAGAATTTCCTCCAATTAAGATGTCTGCATTTTTAGCTTACCTGATTTGCAGCTGTTAGTGCTCCTCGAAGATTCTTGGGTGCAATTTCAGCAATAAAAACCGGCACCACATACGAAAAGACTCCCATTCCATATCCTGTTGCCAATCTTCCAATATCCAATGGCCAAACCCCCTTTTGTTTCAATCAAAACAGAAAGAATATAATTGGTAAGTTTATAGGAAAATTGTTCTCTTTGCTATGTAGCTGAAAGAAATAGgggaacaaaaaaatattagtagaGCTTAAGAATATATGAACCTCAGCAAAGTAAATAGCAAGCCATCCTGCAACGCAGAAGACACTTGAAACTCTCATTGCCTGCACATATTAAACAATCTTACAAGCTAAATATTCACTAGAACACAATTAAGCTCATATCCTAAACATGCAGTGATTAATCagctaaaaaatatatatcttctTACCCCTTTCCGACCAACATAATTAGCAATTGGCCCACTGGTGATTGCCCCGATCATGGCACCAAATGTTAATATGGAGCCAAACACGGAATACTGCATGAGTataaaccaaaaccaaaatgaaaaaatttcatatttaccAACTGAATGGAATTAGTCTCTGC encodes:
- the LOC102614059 gene encoding sugar transporter ERD6-like 7, with protein sequence MDVKEDVQENIREPLMPIENILAHEDGGAGDRTNNKKVNPCMVYFSTPIAVCGSYAFGSCAGYSSPTQSAIREDIALSLAEYSVFGSILTFGAMIGAITSGPIANYVGRKGAMRVSSVFCVAGWLAIYFAEGVWPLDIGRLATGYGMGVFSYVVPVFIAEIAPKNLRGALTAANQLMICAGVSVAFIIGTVLTWRALALTGIIPCAILFLGLFFIPESPRWLAKTGKEKEFEAALQKLRGKDADITHEAAGIQDYIETLERLPKAGMLDLFQRRYLRSVTIGVGLMVFQQFGGINGICFYSSTIFESAGFSSSVGTIIYAILQVVVTGLNTIVIFTSIRYLLKKKKIILHLCLTLTITYCYFIITETVFRPELTNQNHTKLYTRIKLNQTEPNRTKVDQTETIFQHA